A region from the Aegilops tauschii subsp. strangulata cultivar AL8/78 chromosome 5, Aet v6.0, whole genome shotgun sequence genome encodes:
- the LOC109762481 gene encoding BTB/POZ and MATH domain-containing protein 2-like encodes MAEPCKIPAAMVAESVERSYVLKIDGYSRVKGLLKNGKFVASTPFSVGGHNWTVKYYPNGCPKYCDDFISLYVHHESAGAKEVKAKLTLNVLDKNGNPVPSYTRTTPVNTFSRKAPTCGYYDFIPKDELEGSAHLRGDCLTIRCDVTVLKEIEEAMVPPSDLHRHLGDLLKSNDAADMTFQVDGQRYSAHRCVVAARSSVFKAELLGAMEESSGSTIVIRDMEADVFESFLHFIYTDSVPPALDVVMAGHLLVAADRYNIGRLKVICEEKLCSHIDSNMVATSLALAEQHGFRRLKEACLQFLASPSNLEAMMTSDGYEHLKSSCPAVLKELIARIIPAEFTSAKDIIMTMWK; translated from the coding sequence ATGGCAGAGCCCTGCAAGATTCCTGCTGCCATGGTAGCCGAATCTGTAGAGAGGTCATATGTGCTCAAAATAGATGGATACTCGAGAGTGAAGGGGCTACTGAAGAACGGCAAGTTCGTCGCTTCCACCCCTTTCAGTGTTGGAGGCCACAACTGGACCGTGAAATATTACCCGAACGGTTGCCCCAAGTACTGTGACGATTTCATCTCCCTGTATGTGCACCATGAATCTGCCGGTGCCAAAGAAGTGAAGGCGAAATTGACGCTCAATGTGCTTGACAAGAATGGTAATCCGGTGCCTTCCTACACCCGTACCACCCCTGTGAACACCTTCTCAAGGAAAGCTCCAACCTGTGGCTACTATGACTTCATCCCAAAGGATGAGCTTGAGGGGTCGGCGCATCTTAGAGGCGACTGTCTCACCATCAGGTGCGATGTCACCGTTTTGAAGGAGATCGAAGAAGCAATGGTTCCTCCAAGCGACCTGCACCGGCATCTCGGTGATCTCCTGAAGAGCAATGATGCAGCGGACATGACCTTTCAAGTCGATGGACAGAGATACTCTGCTCATCGGTGTGTCGTTGCCGCTCGGTCGTCCGTCTTCAAGGCGGAGCTCCTCGGCGCCATGGAGGAGAGTTCCGGTAGTACTATTGTAATCCGGGACATGGAAGCTGATGTGTTCGAGTCCTTTCTCCATTTCATATACACCGACTCAGTTCCTCCAGCGCTTGATGTGGTGATGGCTGGACATCTACTCGTGGCGGCTGACAGGTACAACATCGGCAGGCTGAAGGTGATATGCGAGGAGAAATTGTGCAGTCACATTGATTCCAACATGGTGGCTACCAGCTTGGCTTTGGCTGAGCAACATGGTTTCCGTCGTCTCAAAGAAGCTTGTTTGCAGTTTCTTGCTTCCCCGTCCAATTTGGAGGCTATGATGACAAGTGATGGCTATGAACATCTGAAATCCAGCTGCCCGGCTGTTCTTAAGGAGCTGATAGCTAGAATTATCCCGGCTGAATTTACATCTGCAAAGGATATTATCATGACAATGTGGAAGTAA
- the LOC109762487 gene encoding BTB/POZ and MATH domain-containing protein 1-like: MAEQRKISVAMISEERSFELKVDEYSRAKAQLKIGDGLTSTPFTVGGHNWTVRYYSNGVCAHDTDSIYLFLRLESADAGDVKAKFTLSLLDKNGEPVPSYSHTNPMHTFSKSSAWSSELEIKRADLKRSPYLRDDNLTIRCDLTVMKEIKIEETRVAPSDLHQHLGDLLKNKDAADLVFQVGGQRFSAHRCVLAARSSVFKAELLGAMKESSAALPIEIHDMEADVFKSLLHFIYTDSVPLLETACNKGETDVVMAGHLLVAADRYNIVRLKQICDEKLCNHMDSNMVATSLALAEQHGFHRLKEACLQFLASPSNFDAMVASDGYEHLKSSCPSVLKELIARMIPSEFKSAKDVIMAI, translated from the coding sequence ATGGCAGAGCAACGCAAGATCTCTGTGGCCATGATATCTGAGGAAAGGTCATTTGAGCTCAAGGTAGATGAATACTCAAGAGCCAAGGCGCAACTCAAGATCGGCGACGGCCTGACTTCTACCCCTTTCACTGTTGGAGGCCACAACTGGACCGTGAGATATTACTCAAACGGTGTCTGCGCGCATGATACCGATTCCATCTATCTTTTTCTACGTCTTGAATCTGCCGATGCCGGAGATGTGAAGGCGAAATTCACGCTCAGTCTACTTGACAAGAATGGAGAACCGGTGCCTTCATACAGCCATACCAACCCAATGCACACCTTCTCTAAAAGTTCAGCCTGGAGCTCCGAGCTCGAGATCAAGAGGGCTGATCTGAAGAGATCGCCGTACCTGAGAGATGATAATCTTACCATCAGATGTGATCTCACTGTTATGAAGGAGATCAAGATCGAAGAAACAAGGGTAGCTCCTAGCGACCTGCACCAACATCTGGGTGACCTCCTGAAGAACAAAGACGCAGCAGACCTAGTCTTTCAGGTTGGTGGACAGAGATTCTCTGCTCACAGGTGTGTCCTTGCTGCTCGCTCATCAGTCTTCAAGGCAGAGCTCCtcggcgccatgaaggagagttCTGCAGCTCTTCCTATTGAAATTCATGACATGGAAGCTGATGTGTTCAAGTCCTTGCTACACTTCATATACACCGACTCGGTTCCTCTGCTTGAGACGGCTTGCAACAAAGGCGAAACTGATGTGGTTATGGCTGGCCATCTACTGGTAGCAGCTGACAGATACAACATCGTCAGGCTGAAGCAGATATGTGACGAGAAATTGTGCAATCACATGGATTCAAACATGGTGGCAACCAGCTTGGCTTTAGCCGAGCAGCATGGATTCCATCGTCTCAAAGAAGCTTGCTTGCAGTTCCTTGCTTCTCCGTCCAACTTCGATGCGATGGTGGCAAGTGATGGGTATGAACATCTGAAATCAAGCTGCCCATCTGTTCTCAAGGAGCTCATAGCTAGAATGATCCCGTCTGAATTTAAATCAGCAAAGGATGTTATCATGGCAATTTAG